Proteins from one Periplaneta americana isolate PAMFEO1 chromosome 6, P.americana_PAMFEO1_priV1, whole genome shotgun sequence genomic window:
- the LOC138700961 gene encoding farnesol dehydrogenase-like produces the protein MERWSGRVAVVTGTSSGIGAAIAQELVKKGLKVVGLARRVERVQEMATTLKSAPGKLYPIKCDVTKEEEVKKAFKWVKDNLGGTDILVNNAGVISMNSLAGGPVENWRKILDLNVLGLSMCTKEALQSMKERGVDDGHIIHINSVSGHKVVDPFFMYCGSKHAVTALTEGLRRELVNQKSKIRVTSVSPGAVTTEIGEASGATPEMLAMYKDIPFLAAEDVADAVLYVLGVPPHVQIHELTIKPVGETY, from the exons ATGGAACGTTGGTCAGGACGCGTTGCCGTGGTGACAGGGACCAGTTCTGGGATAGGAGCAGCGATCGCCCAGGAACTGGTCAAGAAAGGACTCAAAGTCGTCGGACTGGCGCGTAGGGTGGAGAGAGTACAG GAGATGGCGACGACCTTGAAGTCAGCCCCAGGGAAGCTGTACCCAATTAAGTGCGACGTCACCAAAGAGGAAGAAGTTAAGAAAGCTTTCAAATGGGTGAAGGATAACCTTGGAGGAACTGACATTCTGGTCAACAATGCTGGAGTTATCTCTATGAACTCCTTGGCAG GTGGCCCCGTGGAGAACTGGAGGAAGATATTGGACCTCAACGTACTGGGCCTCAGCATGTGCACCAAAGAGGCTCTGCAGTCCATGAAGGAGCGTGGGGTAGACGACGGTCACATCATACACATCAACAG TGTTTCAGGTCATAAGGTAGTAGACCCATTCTTCATGTATTGCGGGTCCAAACACGCAGTCACTGCCCTCACCGAAGGTCTTCGTCGTGAGCTGGTGAACCAGAAGTCAAAGATCCGAGTCACT AGCGTCAGTCCTGGAGCTGTGACTACAGAGATAGGCGAGGCCTCAGGAGCCACGCCAGAGATGTTGGCAATGTACAAGGACATCCCGTTCTTAGCTGCTGAGGACGTTGCTGATGCCGTCCTCTATGTACTGGGAGTGCCGCCACACGTACAG ATACACGAGCTTACGATCAAACCTGTGGGAGAGACGTACTGA